In Candidatus Cloacimonadota bacterium, a genomic segment contains:
- the lptC gene encoding LPS export ABC transporter periplasmic protein LptC: protein MNKMPQTGYLGTKYILKIILLLSLLFCWACSKESLDKDTEVLEQGIADENSEGVKVSEYVNNRLDYIIEAKSMERFTDRRMLYGYFVTLSSYDQAGMLSSVIKADTAIVDDARNVIFANGNVSFKTQEGEIKGEKMFWDRNLDEITVPTYVTLTRNGDVLTGQSLRTNTKLSYAEMDAVKAEGYFDEEDFLDW from the coding sequence ATGAACAAAATGCCCCAAACTGGTTATCTGGGTACGAAATATATATTGAAGATAATTTTATTGCTCAGTTTACTGTTTTGTTGGGCGTGTTCTAAGGAAAGTTTGGATAAAGATACTGAGGTGCTGGAGCAAGGGATTGCAGACGAAAACTCTGAAGGGGTTAAGGTTAGCGAATATGTAAATAACCGTTTGGATTATATCATCGAAGCCAAAAGCATGGAACGCTTTACAGATCGGAGAATGCTTTATGGTTATTTTGTAACCCTTAGCTCGTATGATCAAGCCGGAATGTTAAGCTCTGTAATAAAAGCAGATACCGCCATTGTAGATGATGCCCGCAACGTAATATTTGCCAATGGGAACGTGAGCTTTAAAACCCAAGAAGGCGAGATTAAGGGAGAAAAGATGTTTTGGGATCGTAACCTCGATGAGATTACCGTTCCTACTTACGTAACACTTACTCGCAATGGCGATGTATTAACCGGACAAAGCCTTAGAACCAATACAAAACTTAGTTATGCAGAAATGGATGCCGTAAAAGCTGAAGGCTACTTTGATGAAGAAGATTTTTTGGATTGGTAA
- a CDS encoding HAD hydrolase family protein yields MVNSLIRPSKRPVPWSEIQLLILDCDGVMTNGRIIYGNDGQDIKQFNASDGMGLMLLRHTNIDVAVVSGRKSQALTKRCTDLQIRYLYQGIVNKLECVNELLQKLELKFDNVIYMGDDWNDIPCLRKAALSVVPANAWPEIQRVADMTTEHSGGEGAVRELINYILHKKGVYERAINSYLESVGCAL; encoded by the coding sequence ATGGTAAATAGCTTAATAAGACCAAGCAAGCGCCCGGTACCCTGGTCTGAAATCCAGCTTCTGATATTGGATTGTGACGGAGTGATGACCAATGGGAGGATTATCTATGGCAACGATGGTCAAGATATCAAACAGTTTAATGCTTCAGATGGGATGGGCTTGATGCTCTTGCGTCACACAAATATCGATGTGGCTGTAGTTAGTGGCAGAAAATCTCAAGCATTAACGAAAAGATGTACGGATTTGCAGATAAGATATTTATATCAGGGAATAGTCAACAAGCTTGAATGCGTAAATGAGCTTCTACAAAAGCTGGAGCTAAAGTTTGACAATGTAATTTATATGGGAGACGATTGGAATGATATCCCCTGCTTGCGCAAAGCAGCGCTTTCGGTAGTTCCCGCTAATGCCTGGCCAGAAATTCAAAGAGTGGCCGATATGACTACTGAACACAGCGGAGGCGAGGGTGCCGTAAGGGAGCTTATCAACTATATTCTCCATAAAAAGGGCGTATATGAGAGGGCAATAAACAGCTACCTGGAAAGCGTGGGCTGCGCATTATGA
- the metK gene encoding methionine adenosyltransferase: MTALHAKPSGKTNGYIFTSESVSEGHPDKVCDQISDAVLDTYLKQEPLSRVACETLVTKNTVILSGEVSSTKSIDVKPIVRSVIRKIGYTNPDKGFDDNCKIINLLHEQEGDLARNQGAGDQGLMFGYACNQTKSLMPIPIEVAHQLLMNLAKARKSGVVPCLLPDAKSQVSFRFEGRKPRELQTLVISTHHQAVCELEFEELKQTIREKVVFPTIQEMEDEVRFDTNNLKVLINPLGRWHDGGPAADTGLTGRKIIVDTYGGWAQHGGGAFSGKDATKVDRSAAYMARHIAKSVVGSKLADECLIQFSFVIGDIAPVSVMVETFGSGKMADSEIERLIEKEFDLTVKGIIDYLDLRAPIFQATASYGHFGLNTKANTWEKIKKLN, from the coding sequence ATGACTGCATTACATGCAAAGCCTTCCGGTAAAACAAACGGATATATATTTACTTCCGAATCCGTTTCTGAAGGTCATCCGGACAAAGTTTGCGATCAGATTTCTGATGCTGTTTTGGATACATATCTAAAGCAGGAACCGCTTAGCAGGGTTGCCTGCGAAACGCTTGTAACCAAAAACACTGTGATTCTATCGGGAGAAGTGAGTTCGACTAAAAGCATTGATGTAAAGCCAATAGTACGCTCGGTTATTCGTAAGATTGGATACACTAACCCGGATAAAGGTTTTGACGATAATTGTAAGATAATCAACCTCTTGCACGAGCAGGAAGGAGATTTGGCACGCAATCAGGGAGCCGGAGATCAGGGCTTGATGTTTGGTTATGCTTGCAATCAGACAAAGTCTTTGATGCCCATCCCCATCGAGGTAGCCCATCAGTTATTGATGAATCTTGCGAAGGCACGCAAGAGCGGCGTTGTCCCGTGCTTATTGCCCGATGCAAAGAGTCAGGTGAGTTTTCGCTTTGAAGGACGCAAACCCAGAGAATTGCAAACCTTGGTGATCTCAACCCATCACCAGGCGGTATGTGAGTTAGAATTTGAAGAATTGAAGCAAACCATACGTGAAAAAGTGGTGTTTCCCACAATACAAGAGATGGAAGATGAAGTCCGTTTCGACACCAATAATCTTAAAGTTCTTATAAATCCCTTAGGTAGGTGGCACGATGGTGGTCCAGCAGCAGATACTGGCCTTACTGGGCGCAAGATAATTGTGGATACTTATGGCGGTTGGGCTCAACATGGTGGAGGAGCTTTTAGTGGAAAAGACGCCACAAAAGTAGATAGAAGCGCAGCTTATATGGCACGCCATATTGCTAAAAGTGTGGTAGGTAGCAAATTAGCAGACGAATGCTTAATCCAATTTAGTTTTGTAATTGGAGATATAGCGCCGGTGAGCGTTATGGTAGAGACTTTTGGTAGCGGGAAAATGGCAGATAGTGAAATTGAGAGATTAATCGAGAAGGAATTTGACTTGACAGTAAAAGGAATAATAGATTACCTTGATCTGAGAGCTCCCATTTTTCAAGCTACAGCAAGCTATGGTCATTTTGGTTTAAATACCAAAGCCAACACGTGGGAAAAGATCAAAAAACTCAATTAG
- the kdsA gene encoding 3-deoxy-8-phosphooctulonate synthase — MSLFNKLKSANPFFLIAGPCVIESEEIMLKSAEYLSSLCSKLNLPLIFKSSYKKANRSSGNSYTGPGMEAGLKLLKKVSQEFEVPILSDVHEVCEVKAAAEVCAILQIPAFLSRQTDLIRAAAQTGKIVNIKKGQFMAPEDMNAATAKARETGNEKILITERGTSFGYHNLVVDFRGFAIMEKFGYPIVYDLTHSLQRPSSGISTGGNPEFAPIMAKAAMATGLVKGLFVECHPNPSQAKSDAATMLPLRTMDKLLESCINICRAQG, encoded by the coding sequence ATGTCCTTATTCAATAAGTTAAAATCGGCAAATCCCTTCTTTCTGATAGCAGGTCCTTGCGTTATCGAGAGCGAAGAAATTATGCTTAAAAGCGCAGAGTATCTAAGTTCATTGTGTTCAAAACTGAATTTGCCTCTTATCTTCAAATCTTCTTATAAGAAGGCAAATCGCAGCAGTGGCAACTCGTACACCGGGCCTGGAATGGAAGCTGGTCTTAAGCTTTTAAAAAAAGTATCCCAAGAATTTGAGGTACCAATTCTAAGTGATGTGCATGAAGTGTGCGAAGTAAAGGCTGCGGCAGAAGTATGTGCGATCTTGCAAATACCGGCATTTCTGAGTAGGCAAACAGATCTGATTAGAGCAGCAGCGCAAACAGGGAAAATTGTGAATATCAAAAAAGGACAGTTTATGGCTCCAGAAGATATGAATGCGGCAACTGCAAAAGCTCGTGAAACAGGGAACGAGAAAATATTGATAACAGAACGTGGTACCAGTTTTGGCTATCATAATCTGGTAGTGGATTTTCGAGGCTTTGCCATCATGGAAAAGTTTGGATATCCAATAGTATACGATCTTACGCATTCGTTACAACGACCCTCTAGCGGGATTAGCACCGGGGGGAATCCGGAGTTTGCGCCAATAATGGCAAAAGCGGCAATGGCAACAGGCTTAGTGAAAGGTTTGTTTGTGGAATGCCATCCAAATCCTTCACAAGCAAAAAGCGATGCGGCAACAATGCTTCCACTACGGACAATGGACAAGCTTTTGGAAAGTTGCATAAATATCTGCCGAGCACAAGGATAA